From a region of the Chroicocephalus ridibundus chromosome 8, bChrRid1.1, whole genome shotgun sequence genome:
- the PSMG3 gene encoding proteasome assembly chaperone 3, producing MEASPIVTSRQREEVVHGVPTEVVCTAFSNSVLVVVTQYGKMGTIVYVDPNTIGDNVGRPSLTTKVLLGKDEPLVHVCAKNLVAFVSQEAGNKPVLLAMALKDKTVEGIQALREVIRSCQVW from the exons ATGGAAGCGAGTCCCATTGTGACGTCCAGGCAGCGGGAGGAGGTGGTACACGGGGTCCCGACGGAGGTGGTCTGCACGGCGTTCTCCAACTCCGTCCTCGTGGTAGTCACGCAGTACGGCAAGATGGGGACCATCGTCTACGTGGACCCCAACACCATCGGGGACAATGTGGGCCGGCCCTCGCTCACCACAAAAGTCTTACTGGGCAAGGATGAG CCTCTCGTCCACGTTTGTGCCAAAAACCTGGTGGCGTTTGTGTCTCAGGAAGCTGGGAACAAGCCTGTTCTTCTCGCCATGGCTTTAAAGGACAAGACCGTGGAAGGAATACAAGCTCTACGGGAAGTGATCCGAAGTTGCCAAGTGTGGTGA